AAAGATCAAATCAGGTTCATTTTTGATTAACTTCGTGCGGCTAAAAGCATTTCAAGGTCAATAAATGAACTACTATTTCATCACGGGAACAAGCAGCGGCATCGGAAAAGCGTTAACCGAAGCCCTTTTAAAAAATAACCATACTAAGGTTTATGGAATGTCGAGACGTCAAGATGCAGTGAGTGGCAGTTACGTACCGATTTCCATAGACCTTTCTAAATCTGATGAAATTGAAGCTTTCCAATTTCCTGAACTAGCTGATGCAGAACGCATCGTTTTAATCAATAATGCAGGTCAAATCGGAGATATAAAACCAGTGGGAAATGTAGTGAACCAGGCTATTGCAGATTTGTTTACCGTAAATGTTACCGCTCCGGGTATTTTAATGAATAAGTTTATTCAAGCATATGGCGAACTTCCGGTTCAAAAAACTGTTTTGAATGTAAGTTCAGGTGCAGGCAAAAACGCGATAGAAGGTTGGGCGGCTTATTGTGGTTCTAAAGCAGCTATAGATTTATTCAGTTTAACGGTGTTTGAGGAGCAAAAAAGGGCAACCCACCCTACACAGATTTACTCTATCGCTCCAGGAGTTGTAGACACACAAATGCAAGCGGAAATCAGAAATTCTAACGAAACAGATTTTTCAAGACATACGCATTTTGTGAATCTCAAAAAGAACAATGAACTGACATCTCCGGATGAGGTCGCTGAAAAATATATCTATATTTTAAATCACACTGAAAAGTTCCCGGATTGTATCTTCTCACTCAGAGATTTATAAGTGATTCTTTTTGAGTTCTATTGATTATTTGTACTTTAGATGGTACGTAACTAGCTAACCATTTAGAGTTGAAATCATGAACGAGTTCAAAATTTTTATCGTAGAAGATAGCCCTTGGTATGCAGAAATGCTCAAATACCATCTTACGTTAAATCCAGATTATGAAGTACATATTTTTGAAACCGGCAAAGATTGTCTGGCCAATATGCACTTACGTCCGGATGTAATTTGTTTAGATTACTTTCTACCAGATAGTAGTGGCGAAAAACTATTTGAAAAAATACAGTCACAAAATAAAGACTTACCTGTTATCATTATTAGTGGCCAGGAAGAATTGAGTGTCGCAGTGAAACTACTCAAAAATGGAGTCTATGATTATATCATTAAAGATGACCACACTAAAGATGTTTTGTGGAACAGCTTAATTCATCTGAGAGAAAATAGCAATCTAAGAAAGGAAGTCACCGAGCTCAAATCTCAACTCAAATCTAAATACGATTTTCAGAAAATCATTATTGGTCAAAGTCCGCAAATCAAAAAAACTTTTGCGCTCATTGAAAATGCATCCCGCACCAACATTAATATCGCAATTACTGGTGAAACAGGTACTGGGAAAGAAGTTGTAGCCAAAGCCATTCACTATGCCAGCGATCGAAGTAAAAAACCTTTTGTGGCAATCAATATGGCTGCCATACCTAAAGAACTGATAGAGAGCGAACTCTTTGGACATGAAAAGGGAGCTTTTACCGGAGCATTAGCCCGCAAGAGAGGAAAATTCGAGGAAGCCAATGGCGGTACTATTTTTCTGGATGAAATAGCTGAAATGGACCTCAATATGCAAGTGAAACTTTTACGTGTTTTACAAGAACGTGAAGTCATACGTGTGGGCGGAAATAACAAGATCAAATTTGATGCGCATTTGATTACTGCTACGCATAAGAACTTGAAAGAGGAAGTTAAAAACGGAACTTTCCGAAAAGATTTATTTTATCGAATCATGGGACTTTCTATTGAACTACCTCCGTTGCGCCAAAGGGGAAACGATATCCTAATCCTGGCAAAACACTTTATAGACCTCTTTTCAAAAGAGAATAAATTAAAAGCACCTTCATTGACTCCTGAATCTAAAGAAAAGCTTTTGAAGTATCATTTTCCGGGAAATGTAAGAGAGCTTAAATCTGTAATGGAACTCGCATGTGTAATGGCTATTGACGGAGAAATTCATCCTGATAACATTACTTTTCATGCCGATATGCATGATGATGATACGTATCTAAATGTTGAAAAGACACTTAAAGAGTACAATGCCGATATCATCACATACTTTCTGAAAAAGTACAATAACAACGTGATTGAAGTCGCTAACATTCTGGATATCGGGAAGTCTACGATCTATAATTTGATTAAAGCAGGTGCCGTAAAAAACAAATAGACCACTCCATCTAAATCAGATCTTCATCTTAACACCCTAAAACTGTCCATTTTTTCCATATTCTGGAATTCCCATCTCTCTTTTTGGAATTTTTCGCAAACACCAAAACACACAACACGCTAACAAACAAAAACTTACCATTATTGGCTTACATCTTGCCAAAACTCATCCGCAAAACAGTAGTAAGTGTCATAAGCGAGATGATCCCCAATTATCTCGCTTTACTTACCTAACTACCTAAATCAAGAGTTATGAATAGATTTTACAATTACGTACTTGCTATCTTCAGTATACTTCTCGCTATACTGCTTTTTTCAATTCAAAGCTACTCTCAATCCGTTCAGATTTCTATTCAAAATCCAAATGGTTTGAACGTTTGCGATGTAGCTAAATCTGTGCAGGTTAATGTCTATAATGGCACTGCTAATACGCTTCAGTCAGTAAGTTTAAACGTAAACTTACCATCAGGTATTTATTATGCATCTGGCACTATAAGTAACTTAAATGGATATAATGTTCAGGAGTCCAATGTTTCTAATCTCTCTTCAATCACACTATCTTCCAATAATATTCCAGCAGATAGCACCTTGCGATTCACTATTGATGTGCAAGCCAATATGGATGCCATCACCTATCAAAATAATGGTAACGTATTCAGAAATCAGGTTACTGTAAATTATTCTGGAGGTTCCGCCAATAAACTTTCCGGAGGATACAATTTATATTATCCTGTTTTAAGCATATTAAGTGTTAGCCCAACATCTCAATCTGTTCACTCCGGAAATTCTGTAACACGTCAAATCAAAATATTAAACGCGGGAAATGGTCGTGTATCCAGCTTTACCGTTGAAGATTCACATGGCACAGGAGTTCAATTAACCGGAGTTTCTGTAGGTAGCTTAAACAATTCGGGAAATCTAATTACATTGTCAGGTAGTGATTTCACAAGTGTTGGAAATGGTGATCAATTTTTAGATCAAAATGAGTCTATTATCATTACAGAGACTTTAAATGCTACAGGCTGTCAATCTAGCACTGTGACTTCAACTATTACAAACTTCTGGGGCTGCAACAACTCCTTCATCACAAGTTCTAACTCATATGCTCATGTGAGTATATCGTTAAAGACTCCTAATATTTCAGTATCTAAATCGAGCGAATTGACTTCTTGTTTCGGTACTGGAAATGCAAGTGATCAGTCTATTACACTATCAAATAACGGACAAGGAAAAGCCGTAGATGTTTCATTGGATCTTTTTAAATCTTTAGGTTCCAATTACGATCAAAACATATTTTCAAGAATAGATGCCAATAACATCACATATAGTTTGAATGGTGGAACTGCTGTTTCAATTACTCCGACTTCAACTGTAGCTACTTCAAATAGTGGTGGATACTCTTGTTTGGGAAGTAACCCAATAGGTAGGGTTGTCTTGACACTCCCTGATTTAAATCCCGGAGATCAAATCCAAGTTTACTTTAAAACATATCACTGTAACATCAATGTTTGCAACGGAGAATATGTAAAAGGCTGGGCGTATCAATTGCAATATGAAAATGTTTGCCAAACCAGTTCGTATGCAAAAAACGGAACAGGGCAAAATGAAAACAATACTCAAATGTCCATCTTCCCTGAAACACCAACAGATATAAACTCCGGTGAAACAAAAGAATTCAATTTTACTGTGTCCTCTTTTAACAATGACCTTCCTGTAGGAAGTGGAGCGAAATACAAAGTTGTTTTTGACATCCCTTTAGGATTGAACTATTCTAGTTTGGAATTCTATCATAATGTGATTTGGGCTCCTTCATCTGTACAGTTTAATTCAAACTCCAGACAATTGACTGCCTATTATGATTTACCAGTTCCATCTGGATTTAATATGAAAAAAGCTTCATTTAATTTGGATCTTACTGGAGATTGTTCTGGTGGAGTTACCTCCGGAACTAAAAGTATAGACCTCTCCATAAACTACATCCCCAATAACAGTTGTGTATTTGAAGTCCCTTTTGTTTGCAACAAATCGGTAGATGTAGATCTTCACTGTCCATATGGGGCAGGTTGCCAGGGTATGGCATTTGAAAGTTTCACATTTGAGCGTACAAGTTTTGGTGCTCCGGATAATAATCTGGATGGAATACCTGACGCCTCAGGAAATCTCAACTTCTCTCGTATAAAAACCAATCGTGTGATGTATGGAGATACAATTAGAGGAACTTTTACAGGGACCGTTCGAGGAAGTCAAACTTTCAATTACGGTAAGGCTATTCAAAGCATAGAAAAAGGATTTTATTTATCTGCAATTTCCGCTTCCATCAAAGTGTATGATGCAAGTTCTGGCAGCTACCTAACAGCTTCAGGATTATCTCTAGCGTCAAGCTCAAATTCTAATAGTAAAGAATTTACCTATGATATTAGTGTAGGGAGTTTAGTTTCATTATCATCCGCGTTCTCAGGATATTCTTATGCTCAAGGAGACTCGGTTTGGGTATACACAGACTATAAGGTAACTACGAATATTGGAGGAAACATTCAACAATTAAAATCAACAAATGAATACTATTTAAGCAACGTTTCGAATCCCAATTCAAATCAAAAAATGAGTTGTGGATATTACAACGACCATTTTACGCTTATTGGCTATTTCTTTAAAAATGCCAGTCGTAATTATTTCAATATCACTAGTTGTACTAAAACGGTAAGTCAAAACTTCTTTTTGAGCATTGGAGACTGTTGCTCGAATTACAATGGTGGAGATTTATTTCCTTCGGAATATCGTAACTGGGCACATATCAAAACGGTAACTGTAGAAATTCCAGCGAATTATTCGATAAGTAATGTAAGACTTAAACATCAAAGAACTCGAAAAATAAATAGTTCTGTGACTGAACATGCCTATAACATTTCACCTTCGAGTGTCAACGGTAATCTATACACTTTTGACATTGAGTCTTTATTCTCAGGCTATGGCGGTTCCATAAAATTATCAGATGATGGGTTTAAAGCAGTTATTTATATGGATGTATCTCCAAATTGTGATGTACCATTAAATACTTATCAGGATTTGGACTGGAAAGTAGATTTCCAAAAATCAGATAACCTTGGAGGAGGAACTTCAGGTTTCGTTACTGCAAGTAATCCGGATCAGGTAAAATTCAATCCACCAACATTGAGCTTGCTTTCTAATAATCCAATTATGGATGGTATAAACAAAACAGTTCATTGGGATTTAAAAGTTAAAACCAATTCATCTAGTGTAGATGCCAATTATGCCTGGGTTCACATTAAGAATCCATCAAATGAGGTGGATATTTTACATGTGATAGACGATGCTTCCGGAGATACACTTGCTCAATCTAACGACTTATACCTACTCGGTATGGTTGATGGCTCTCAACAAAGAGATTTAACTATCGTTGGACAATATCATGCTTGTGCCCCGGATTATATTACGGTATACGCAGGTTATGAATGTACGGCTTATCCAGCTTCATTTGCTGATTTCACTTGTAATTTTACCACTTTAGGGTTATTTGTAGAACCTAAACCTGCTCAAATGCAAGTGGTGCTACTCGGACAAAATGTGGGAGACGAATGTTCCAATACGGTAGAAATAGAGTTAGATATTACCAGTGTGAAATTCGGTGCTATTGATAGTATTGATATAGATTTTTCTAGTACCAATAATAGCATGCGTTTTGAAAATGGTAGTGGTCAACTCCGTTATCCTCAAAGCGGGTCTTACCAATCCGTAGCGAATCCAACTGGTTCAATTAGCAATTATTCATATGCTTTAGCACATCTAAATTCAAGTTTGGGT
This genomic interval from bacterium SCSIO 12643 contains the following:
- a CDS encoding VCBS repeat-containing protein, which translates into the protein MNRFYNYVLAIFSILLAILLFSIQSYSQSVQISIQNPNGLNVCDVAKSVQVNVYNGTANTLQSVSLNVNLPSGIYYASGTISNLNGYNVQESNVSNLSSITLSSNNIPADSTLRFTIDVQANMDAITYQNNGNVFRNQVTVNYSGGSANKLSGGYNLYYPVLSILSVSPTSQSVHSGNSVTRQIKILNAGNGRVSSFTVEDSHGTGVQLTGVSVGSLNNSGNLITLSGSDFTSVGNGDQFLDQNESIIITETLNATGCQSSTVTSTITNFWGCNNSFITSSNSYAHVSISLKTPNISVSKSSELTSCFGTGNASDQSITLSNNGQGKAVDVSLDLFKSLGSNYDQNIFSRIDANNITYSLNGGTAVSITPTSTVATSNSGGYSCLGSNPIGRVVLTLPDLNPGDQIQVYFKTYHCNINVCNGEYVKGWAYQLQYENVCQTSSYAKNGTGQNENNTQMSIFPETPTDINSGETKEFNFTVSSFNNDLPVGSGAKYKVVFDIPLGLNYSSLEFYHNVIWAPSSVQFNSNSRQLTAYYDLPVPSGFNMKKASFNLDLTGDCSGGVTSGTKSIDLSINYIPNNSCVFEVPFVCNKSVDVDLHCPYGAGCQGMAFESFTFERTSFGAPDNNLDGIPDASGNLNFSRIKTNRVMYGDTIRGTFTGTVRGSQTFNYGKAIQSIEKGFYLSAISASIKVYDASSGSYLTASGLSLASSSNSNSKEFTYDISVGSLVSLSSAFSGYSYAQGDSVWVYTDYKVTTNIGGNIQQLKSTNEYYLSNVSNPNSNQKMSCGYYNDHFTLIGYFFKNASRNYFNITSCTKTVSQNFFLSIGDCCSNYNGGDLFPSEYRNWAHIKTVTVEIPANYSISNVRLKHQRTRKINSSVTEHAYNISPSSVNGNLYTFDIESLFSGYGGSIKLSDDGFKAVIYMDVSPNCDVPLNTYQDLDWKVDFQKSDNLGGGTSGFVTASNPDQVKFNPPTLSLLSNNPIMDGINKTVHWDLKVKTNSSSVDANYAWVHIKNPSNEVDILHVIDDASGDTLAQSNDLYLLGMVDGSQQRDLTIVGQYHACAPDYITVYAGYECTAYPASFADFTCNFTTLGLFVEPKPAQMQVVLLGQNVGDECSNTVEIELDITSVKFGAIDSIDIDFSSTNNSMRFENGSGQLRYPQSGSYQSVANPTGSISNYSYALAHLNSSLGANGLPGILDLSNNMVKLKFNMVLEETFKPGDYAQFTITGKTMCGQNVPTINLSFDPSVGFQMVTNAGITSDHINSWSSSWGDYNNDGYPDLFVTSYDENQPNILYKNNGDKTFTKVSSGAIVTDLAKSVSSTWGDYNNDGFLDLFVANNVGSPNFLYKNNGNGTFSKITSGDIVNYGTYCHSASWADYDNDGYLDLFVAEYFPTKSNLLFHNNGDGTFSKVTDSPVVTDAGHSIGAAWGDYNNDGLMDLFVPNTNNEPNWLYKNIGNGQFVKVNENVVSAASNSVGCSWGDYNNDGHIDLFIANSGNSNNFLYRNNGNGTFSNINSGPVVNNGGHSHGSVWFDIENDGDLDLFVTNDQGYDNFLYTNDGQGNFTRVENDLTAQGGNSFGTSVADYDRDGDLDLFVANHGNTTNFFFENTKGQCASYLCLNLIGSNSNYSAIGTKVQVLASIDGQQVWQTQYVSGQTGGGAGGQNAANLIFGLGEAENVDSLIIEWPSGFKKVYTNISPTQSNCNTYTEDNGALVSGTAYVDANSNCQFDAGETVMKNVEITISPDGKKTYTDENGYYEFYMNSGQYTILAETPTYYVKSCSSNVSHSVTVTGIGNTYPNNDFGFIPSGSQSDLTVCLSTTVLRINFTNDYVVTYQNLGNTVSINNTITLNFAPGIEIIASTLPWTSNNGQTAVWQIDSIQPQESVVFYVTDSVTTSVTFGSFVTNSATISSSSSDADLSNNMCSDIIEIVGAIDPNDKLVYPEDVVEKGAPLTYKIRFQNVGNYPAESVIIYDTLSADLDVSTLSQIETSHPSSFTIIDGHILKWDFGIINLPDSVHNEPESHGFVQFKIYPFENLPEGSVIENSALILFDYYQKTPTNNTYVAIESDQVIDNNLQSLHIYPQPASDRLIIKYISAFDEDVNIEFHSIIGKEITQVTKNVESGENHLQFDISNFHEGVYTVILHASHGTVTQKVLVVR
- a CDS encoding sigma-54-dependent Fis family transcriptional regulator — protein: MNEFKIFIVEDSPWYAEMLKYHLTLNPDYEVHIFETGKDCLANMHLRPDVICLDYFLPDSSGEKLFEKIQSQNKDLPVIIISGQEELSVAVKLLKNGVYDYIIKDDHTKDVLWNSLIHLRENSNLRKEVTELKSQLKSKYDFQKIIIGQSPQIKKTFALIENASRTNINIAITGETGTGKEVVAKAIHYASDRSKKPFVAINMAAIPKELIESELFGHEKGAFTGALARKRGKFEEANGGTIFLDEIAEMDLNMQVKLLRVLQEREVIRVGGNNKIKFDAHLITATHKNLKEEVKNGTFRKDLFYRIMGLSIELPPLRQRGNDILILAKHFIDLFSKENKLKAPSLTPESKEKLLKYHFPGNVRELKSVMELACVMAIDGEIHPDNITFHADMHDDDTYLNVEKTLKEYNADIITYFLKKYNNNVIEVANILDIGKSTIYNLIKAGAVKNK
- a CDS encoding SDR family NAD(P)-dependent oxidoreductase — its product is MNYYFITGTSSGIGKALTEALLKNNHTKVYGMSRRQDAVSGSYVPISIDLSKSDEIEAFQFPELADAERIVLINNAGQIGDIKPVGNVVNQAIADLFTVNVTAPGILMNKFIQAYGELPVQKTVLNVSSGAGKNAIEGWAAYCGSKAAIDLFSLTVFEEQKRATHPTQIYSIAPGVVDTQMQAEIRNSNETDFSRHTHFVNLKKNNELTSPDEVAEKYIYILNHTEKFPDCIFSLRDL